Proteins found in one Homalodisca vitripennis isolate AUS2020 chromosome 4, UT_GWSS_2.1, whole genome shotgun sequence genomic segment:
- the LOC124359711 gene encoding very-long-chain 3-oxoacyl-CoA reductase-like yields MLRVLEAIGVLALCIKGVVIFGALLKWIYKGVKASSFRLEETGRWAVITGATDGIGKAFAEALAEKGMDVVLISRTMSKLETVAKEIRDEYHVNTKVIAADFTADDIYDNIRKELSDLDIGVLVNNVGIAHPYPDRFLDLPGHDRVFRDMVQCNVTGVMAMCLVVLPGMCERRRGAIVNVGSMSAEMPNPMFTVYAATKAFVSKFSLDLASEYKRDGITVQCLTPGFVTTKISMAREPSWMAPTPERYVQSALKSVGYGGKSTGYFPHSLMLFSIHALQFISSTLVYWIVTRSMEKFRTREMKKREIAIKT; encoded by the exons ATGTTGAGGGTTCTAGAGGCTATAGGCGTCCTAGCGCTCTGCATCAAGGGTGTCGTGATCTTCGGCGCTTTACTCAAATGGATTTACAAGGGTGTGAAAGCTTCGTCCTTCAGGCTGGAAGAGACAGGAAGGTGGGCTG TCATTACTGGTGCTACAGATGGCATTGGGAAAGCATTCGCTGAAGCG TTGGCTGAGAAAGGCATGGACGTGGTTCTCATCAGCAGGACGATGTCCAAATTGGAAACTGTTGCTAAGGAAATAA GAGACGAATACCACGTGAACACCAAGGTGATTGCTGCAGACTTCACCGCTGACGACATCTACGACAACATCCGGAAGGAGTTGTCTGACCTCGACATCGGAGTGTTGGTGAACAACGTCGGTATAGCTCATCCATACCCTGACAGGTTCCTGGATCTCCCGGGCCATGACAGGGTGTTCCGGGACATGGTTCAGTGCAATGTGACCGGTGTGATGGCGATGTGCCTGGTGGTCTTACCGGGCATGTGTGAGCGCAGACGGGGCGCCATCGTGAACGTGGGTTCTATGTCGGCCGAGATGCCGAACCCGATGTTCACCGTCTATGCTGCAACTAAG GCCTTTGTCTCCAAGTTCAGCCTGGATCTGGCCTCAGAGTACAAGAGGGACGGGATAACGGTGCAGTGCTTGACACCAGGCTTCGTGACCACCAAGATAAGCATGGCCAGGGAACCTTCTTGGATGGCTCCCACGCCGGAGAGATACGTCCAGAGTGCCCTCAAGTCTGTCGGTTACGGGGGGAAATCCACTGGGTACTTTCCTCACTCCTTGATG CTCTTCTCTATTCACGCCCTGCAGTTCATCTCCTCAACCCTCGTTTACTGGATTGTTACTCGATCCATGGAGAAATTTCGAACGCGGGAAATGAAGAAAAGAGAAATCGCAATTAagacataa